A genomic window from Henningerozyma blattae CBS 6284 chromosome 3, complete genome includes:
- the TBLA0C05270 gene encoding uncharacterized protein (similar to Saccharomyces cerevisiae YPR003C; ancestral locus Anc_8.99), which translates to MEPDHDLGSNTKPYSNTPPDDTIRFCNCDQKQSMGSLKNNSTSIFRGASSDTLNQSTISNMFIRSDSNAFHHNNGNNTNSAMHMVDHHSIIGNSIQLGPPTWIELIRYYLPCLYWLPNYTRTILVGDLMAGITIASFQIPLALSYATSIAHVDPLSGLYALAVSPFFYAIFGSTPQMIVGPEGAISLVIGQCVQSCKKHNPDLDPILIVIAVTLISGTILLISGIFRLGYLGNILNKALLHGFIGSVGFVMIIDSLINELKLGDILADTPEHYNTPFLKIVFLWKYAFQNFHVPTTLISFISIIILLIVRAFKKVLMHRHRWLIFIPEILIVLTTVLILSYKLDFADTYDIDILGDFKSNENSIFHNPLSNKNRGLIHVVFNIGIITAIFGFFESTTASKALGASSERSVSSNRELVALGLSNIVISTLGALPSFGGYGRSKINALSGGKTLLSGVFMGLTTILAILFLMPVIHYIPVCILSVITTVIGFTLLEEIPKEVSFHWRCRGYNELFLIVLTFMTSIFYSVETSMYIGCVYSILNIIKHSAKSRIQIYTDAPLITSISNPPSIDNSNINSNNNIKSTRSSDYRPESRRNSADECFRCSLTNEQTLIVKIPEPLTFTNCEDLKEKLNRFERLGTHTAHPGKILKDTLFQPKYIIFDLQGMTLMDSSATEILKEIVLSYRRSGSHIFFVNVSFRENIRNRIQASGIIDLIELPPVPPIDPNNESSSYADLDDLNYFSSIDDALIEIRKLKQTDSMSIQESYISATLLNSNLV; encoded by the coding sequence ATGGAGCCAGATCACGATTTAGGATCCAATACAAAACCATACTCAAATACACCTCCTGACGATACAATTCGGTTCTGTAATTGTGATCAAAAACAAAGCATGGGATCTCTAAAAAACAATTCTACTTCAATATTCAGAGGGGCCTCTTCTGATACTTTAAATCAATCAACGATTTCTAATATGTTCATTAGAAGTGATAGCAATGCCTTTCATCACAATAACGGAAATAACACAAATTCTGCTATGCATATGGTAGACCATCATTCAATCATAGGGAACTCTATTCAATTAGGCCCTCCAACTTGGATTGAATTAATTAGATACTATTTGCCCTGCTTGTATTGGCTACCAAATTATACAAGAACCATCCTTGTTGGAGATTTAATGGCAGGAATAACAATTGCCTCATTTCAAATACCATTAGCATTATCATATGCTACATCTATAGCTCATGTTGATCCATTATCAGGTCTATATGCCTTAGCTGTTTCACCATTTTTTTATGCTATTTTTGGATCCACACCTCAAATGATTGTAGGCCCAGAGGGTGCTATTTCATTAGTCATTGGTCAATGTGTCCAATCATGCAAAAAACACAATCCAGATTTAGACCCTATTTTAATCGTAATAGCCGTCACTTTAATATCGGGTAcgattttattaatttctggTATTTTCCGTTTGGGATATTTGGggaatatattaaataaagcATTACTACATGGATTTATTGGTTCTGTTGGTTTCGTAATGATTATTGATTCATtgattaatgaattaaaattgggGGATATTTTAGCCGATACCCCAGAGCATTATAATACACCATTCCTTAAAATCGTATTTCTTTGGAAATATGCTTTCCAAAACTTTCATGTGCCAACGACATTAATCAGCTTTATTagtataattatattattaatagttaGAGCTTTcaaaaaagtattaatgCACAGGCATAGATGGCTGATTTTTATTCCGGAAATATTAATCGTTCTAACAACAGTCTTAATCTTATCGTATAAATTAGATTTTGCTGATACTTATGATATAGATATCTTAGgtgattttaaatcaaatgaaaattctattttccATAATCCACTGTCCAACAAGAATAGAGGTTTAATCCATGTTGTTTTCAATATTGGCATTATAACAGCAATTTTTGGTTTCTTCGAATCAACTACTGCTTCAAAGGCATTAGGTGCTTCTTCTGAAAGATCTGTATCTTCAAATAGAGAACTAGTAGCACTAGGATTATCGAATATAGTTATTTCCACGTTAGGTGCTTTACCTTCATTTGGTGGATATGGTAGATCTAAAATAAATGCTCTATCGGGTGGTaaaactttattatcaGGGGTATTCATGGGGCTTACTACTATTTTAgctatattatttttaatgcCTGTCATTCATTATATTCCTGTTTGTATTCTTTCAGTTATTACTACAGTAATAGGTTTTACGTTATTAGAAGAAATCCCAAAGGAAGTTTCTTTTCATTGGAGATGTCGTGGctataatgaattatttttaattgtattAACCTTTATGActtctatattttattcaGTGGAGACAAGTATGTATATTGGTTGTGTTTATTccattttgaatattattaaacattCTGCCAAATcaagaattcaaatttacaCTGATGCCCCACTAATTACTAGTATCAGTAACCCTCCTTCAATTGACAAttccaatattaatagtaataataacataaAGAGCACTCGGTCCAGCGACTATCGTCCGGAGTCCAGAAGAAATTCTGCAGATGAATGCTTCCGTTGTTCATTAACTAATGAACAGACTTTAATTGTTAAAATACCTGAACCATTAACGTTTACAAATTGtgaagatttaaaagaaaagttaAATAGATTTGAAAGATTAGGAACACATACTGCTCATCCCGgtaaaattttgaaagataCCCTTTTTCAACcgaaatatattatatttgatcTTCAAGGAATGACATTGATGGATTCGTCTGCAactgaaattttaaaagaaatagtaTTGTCTTATAGACGATCAGGAAGCcacattttttttgtaaatgtTTCATTTAGAGAAAATATCAGAAATCGTATACAAGCTTCTGGCATAATTGACTTAATTGAATTACCTCCAGTTCCACCAATAGATCCAAACAATGAAAGTTCATCCTATGCTGATCttgatgatttaaattatttctcATCTATTGATGATGCCCTTATAGAAATTAGAAAACTAAAGCAGACTGATTCCATGAGTATTCAAGAAAGTTACATCTCTGCAACGCTACTGAATTCCAACCTGGTATGA